The Achromobacter deleyi genome has a window encoding:
- a CDS encoding PhoX family protein, giving the protein MSYLTDKLRAPHREAQGEVTVPGQMLDEIVAANPERRTLLKNSFGLSMLSVFGASTLLTACGGDDDDDSSAPVTEEPAPGVEPPPPTPAGPDYSVTFTPLGDKIVADTVTVPVGYVAEVLYSAGDKCMIGSAGYAGIPQSYPATENQSGGQHDGMHFYPLQGVDPNQGGLLVLNHEALDDETLDQSVEGLRTRLSNVGVSVIEIARGANGAWAVKADSRYNKRYTGNTVYNVSGPAKSVVGATVVGTLNNCSSGDTPWGTYLTCEETLNNYHYQVGDVGKPADEGYGWVVEIDPQNPDSTAVKRTAMGRFSHENTAYMLDANNRVAFYMGDDTTPGCIYKFVPSKPYDPANRANNMSLLDEGTLYAARFNDDGSGNWVELAVGKNGLTTGATDPGNFTQLPVGTIITGQLVDFNTQADVLVKTQAAARVAGATLMDRPEWITVGVDKTVYCTLTNNGSRKRTSAPNPRVNNSHGQIVRWHERGDSPLATTFEWDLLLLAGRDPADGAAANLTGNVNGDTFSSPDGIRVDPKGRLWVQTDAGTGTSTTDFFGNNSMYYIDQKTGESKRFLVGPLGCEITGIAYTPDLTTFFINIQHPNQSWNTLRSGGGDARSATVVVRRTDGKPVGA; this is encoded by the coding sequence ATGTCCTACTTGACCGACAAATTGCGCGCTCCCCATCGCGAAGCCCAGGGAGAGGTTACGGTTCCCGGCCAGATGCTCGACGAAATCGTCGCGGCAAATCCCGAGCGCCGCACTCTGCTGAAGAACAGCTTCGGCCTGTCCATGCTGTCCGTGTTCGGCGCCTCGACGCTGCTGACGGCCTGTGGCGGCGATGACGATGACGACTCCTCCGCGCCGGTCACAGAGGAACCCGCTCCTGGCGTCGAGCCTCCCCCGCCGACGCCGGCTGGCCCCGACTACTCCGTCACCTTCACGCCCTTGGGCGACAAGATCGTCGCGGACACGGTCACCGTTCCGGTTGGCTATGTGGCCGAAGTCCTGTATTCGGCCGGGGACAAGTGCATGATCGGCTCGGCCGGCTATGCAGGCATTCCGCAGTCCTACCCGGCCACCGAAAACCAGTCCGGCGGCCAGCACGACGGCATGCATTTCTACCCGCTGCAAGGCGTGGACCCGAACCAGGGCGGCCTGCTGGTGCTGAACCACGAAGCCCTCGACGACGAAACGCTGGACCAGAGCGTCGAAGGCCTGCGCACCCGCCTGTCGAACGTCGGGGTTTCCGTGATCGAAATCGCGCGCGGCGCCAACGGCGCCTGGGCGGTCAAGGCCGACTCGCGCTACAACAAGCGCTACACCGGCAACACGGTCTACAACGTCAGCGGCCCGGCCAAGTCGGTGGTCGGCGCTACCGTTGTCGGCACCTTGAACAACTGCTCCAGCGGCGATACGCCCTGGGGCACGTACCTGACCTGCGAAGAAACGCTCAACAACTACCACTACCAGGTGGGCGATGTCGGCAAGCCGGCCGACGAAGGGTATGGCTGGGTGGTCGAGATCGACCCGCAGAATCCGGACTCGACCGCCGTCAAGCGCACCGCGATGGGCCGTTTCAGCCATGAAAACACGGCCTATATGCTGGACGCGAACAACCGCGTCGCGTTCTACATGGGCGACGACACCACGCCCGGCTGCATCTACAAGTTCGTGCCGAGCAAGCCCTACGACCCGGCCAACCGCGCCAACAACATGAGCCTGCTGGACGAGGGCACGCTGTATGCCGCCCGCTTCAACGACGACGGCAGCGGCAACTGGGTGGAACTGGCCGTGGGCAAGAACGGCCTCACCACCGGCGCCACCGATCCGGGCAACTTCACGCAGCTGCCCGTCGGCACCATCATCACCGGCCAGCTTGTCGACTTCAATACCCAGGCCGACGTGCTGGTCAAGACCCAGGCCGCCGCGCGCGTGGCCGGCGCCACGCTGATGGACCGCCCCGAGTGGATCACCGTGGGCGTGGACAAGACCGTGTACTGCACGCTGACCAACAACGGCAGCCGCAAGCGGACCAGCGCGCCCAACCCGCGCGTGAACAACTCGCACGGTCAGATCGTCCGCTGGCACGAGCGCGGCGACTCCCCGCTCGCCACGACGTTTGAATGGGACCTGCTGCTGCTGGCAGGCCGGGACCCCGCGGACGGCGCCGCCGCCAACCTGACCGGCAACGTCAACGGCGATACGTTCTCGAGCCCCGACGGCATCCGCGTCGACCCCAAGGGCCGCCTCTGGGTCCAGACCGACGCCGGCACCGGCACGTCCACCACGGATTTCTTCGGCAACAACTCGATGTACTACATCGACCAGAAAACCGGTGAATCCAAGCGCTTCCTGGTGGGACCGCTGGGTTGCGAGATCACCGGCATCGCCTACACGCCGGATCTGACGACGTTCTTCATCAACATCCAGCATCCCAACCAAAGCTGGAACACCCTGCGTTCGGGTGGCGGCGACGCCCGCTCCGCGACCGTGGTTGTCCGTCGCACCGACGGCAAGCCCGTAGGCGCGTAA
- a CDS encoding LysR substrate-binding domain-containing protein: protein MSRPLNFRQIEAFHAVMLAGTTTGAAQMLRTTQPSISRLLAQAQQASGLRLFDMERGRLRPTREAKDLFDTVQRHFVGLERIEDRVAAMRRSGSGVLRLACTPALGLGMLPGAVEEFAERYPDVHINMQTVGSQYLREGLLHGTYDVVVTTVPLDGSHLALHSLHESAAVCVMRPDHPLAALPSIGIMDLHGRRLLVLNADDDVYLQLRGAMQQHQVQSASEVETTYSSTICALAAAGSGLGIVNPYIAAVFADQLAIRPFTPRLPVRVCMAYPAQTAPSIVTEAFVEILARRFQAAPGQA from the coding sequence ATGAGCCGACCGCTGAATTTCCGTCAGATCGAAGCCTTCCACGCGGTAATGCTGGCTGGCACCACGACCGGCGCGGCGCAGATGCTGCGCACGACCCAGCCCTCCATCAGCCGCCTGCTGGCGCAGGCGCAGCAGGCCAGCGGCCTGAGGCTGTTCGACATGGAGCGCGGCCGGCTGCGGCCCACGCGCGAAGCCAAGGATCTGTTCGATACCGTCCAGCGCCATTTCGTGGGGCTGGAACGCATCGAAGACCGGGTGGCGGCAATGCGGCGCAGCGGCAGCGGGGTGCTGCGGCTGGCGTGCACGCCGGCGCTGGGCCTGGGCATGCTGCCCGGGGCCGTGGAGGAATTCGCCGAGCGCTACCCCGATGTCCACATCAATATGCAGACGGTGGGCAGCCAGTACCTCAGGGAGGGGCTGCTGCACGGCACCTATGACGTGGTGGTCACGACGGTGCCGCTGGATGGCTCGCACCTGGCCTTGCACAGCCTGCACGAGAGCGCGGCGGTCTGCGTGATGCGGCCGGATCATCCCCTGGCGGCGCTGCCGTCCATCGGCATCATGGATCTGCATGGGCGCAGGCTGCTGGTGCTGAACGCGGATGACGACGTCTACCTGCAGCTGCGGGGCGCGATGCAGCAGCATCAGGTGCAGTCCGCGTCCGAAGTCGAAACGACCTATTCTTCGACGATCTGCGCGCTGGCGGCGGCCGGCAGCGGGCTGGGCATCGTCAATCCCTATATCGCCGCGGTGTTCGCCGACCAGCTCGCGATACGGCCTTTCACGCCGCGCCTGCCGGTCCGGGTGTGCATGGCCTATCCCGCCCAGACCGCGCCGTCGATCGTGACCGAGGCGTTCGTGGAGATTCTGGCGCGCAGATTCCAGGCGGCGCCAGGCCAGGCCTGA
- a CDS encoding glutamate-cysteine ligase family protein produces MTAPGQTLGLEMEMAVAHRGTGASHAVGGYFERLAGIKAARDEAPGMSRIAGRDVGVSVAAGESGLDNGFNLLETAFAPVSAEQGGLAELGRRVRRELEDALLALDAEGATVLNVSEHPACTLDPAWYAAVQVPRPIYRELVGHREWLHRVGIDAKAQNSPCTSVDVSQAARALNVVLALAPACVAIFANSPLENGRETGFKENRLTVWDRMFRYSRFAGDHYLQRLPERPFADLGDYFRWMFGPGTASRCLPLAVEDGYKSAVGVYLQGSPSLSRFMASDGWPGLRTDTGASVTLLPQGGHFEYSQFAHFLDARWRYRLASPPPLEALREAWNRPGGIEDLYAGLGVVGYIEGRAPGAGFADAQLLQDAGKAVAATTVMAPSALQLGLMRNLEQAEDLLREWGWLRLRDMRAGAMRHALDDDAVWALARDALAVAEGGLAADERHWLDYARYVVESRSTGADRLLRLWRDLEGDPHRLRAVCRARAAVPL; encoded by the coding sequence ATGACAGCCCCTGGCCAGACCCTGGGCCTGGAGATGGAGATGGCCGTGGCGCATCGCGGCACGGGCGCGAGCCACGCGGTTGGGGGGTATTTTGAACGGCTGGCGGGAATCAAGGCCGCGCGCGATGAGGCGCCAGGCATGTCGCGCATCGCGGGCCGGGATGTCGGCGTGTCGGTCGCCGCGGGCGAGAGCGGGCTGGACAATGGCTTCAACCTCCTGGAGACCGCTTTTGCGCCGGTGTCCGCGGAGCAGGGCGGGCTGGCCGAGCTGGGCCGGCGGGTGCGGCGCGAACTGGAAGACGCGCTGCTGGCGCTGGACGCGGAAGGCGCGACCGTCCTGAACGTGTCGGAGCACCCGGCATGCACGCTGGACCCGGCCTGGTATGCCGCGGTGCAGGTGCCGCGCCCCATCTACCGCGAACTCGTGGGGCACCGCGAATGGCTGCACCGCGTGGGCATCGACGCCAAGGCGCAGAACAGCCCGTGCACGTCGGTCGACGTGAGCCAGGCGGCGCGTGCGCTGAATGTGGTGCTGGCGCTGGCCCCGGCCTGCGTGGCGATATTCGCCAACAGCCCGCTGGAGAACGGCCGCGAGACCGGCTTCAAGGAGAACCGGCTGACGGTGTGGGACCGCATGTTCCGCTATTCCCGCTTTGCGGGGGATCACTACCTGCAGCGTCTGCCCGAACGCCCTTTCGCGGATCTGGGCGATTACTTCCGCTGGATGTTCGGACCCGGAACCGCGAGCCGTTGCCTGCCCCTGGCGGTCGAGGACGGCTACAAGTCGGCGGTCGGCGTGTATCTGCAGGGCAGTCCCTCGCTGTCGCGCTTCATGGCGTCCGACGGTTGGCCGGGCTTGCGCACCGACACGGGCGCATCGGTGACGCTCCTGCCGCAAGGCGGGCATTTCGAGTATTCGCAGTTCGCGCATTTCCTGGATGCCCGCTGGCGCTACCGCCTGGCTTCGCCTCCGCCGCTGGAGGCGCTGCGCGAGGCCTGGAACCGTCCGGGCGGCATCGAGGACCTGTACGCCGGGCTGGGCGTGGTCGGCTATATCGAAGGGCGCGCGCCCGGCGCGGGCTTTGCCGATGCGCAGCTGCTGCAGGACGCCGGCAAGGCCGTGGCCGCCACCACGGTGATGGCGCCGTCGGCTCTGCAATTGGGCCTGATGCGCAACCTGGAACAGGCGGAAGACCTGCTGCGCGAGTGGGGCTGGCTGCGTTTGCGCGATATGCGGGCCGGCGCGATGCGGCACGCGCTGGATGACGACGCGGTGTGGGCGCTGGCGCGCGACGCGCTGGCGGTGGCCGAGGGCGGCCTGGCCGCCGATGAGCGGCATTGGCTGGACTATGCCCGCTATGTGGTCGAGTCCCGCAGCACCGGCGCGGACAGGCTGTTGCGCCTGTGGCGGGACCTCGAAGGCGATCCCCACCGGCTGCGCGCGGTATGCCGGGCCAGGGCGGCGGTGCCGCTCTGA
- a CDS encoding Bug family tripartite tricarboxylate transporter substrate binding protein, translating into MSPRRPWRRILEALCLTLAGAVLPLAAHSQANYPDRPLRIIVPFTAGGSSDIQGRLLAEHLGKLYGQSVVVENRPGAGGHIGGKFVADSGPDGYTLLLGSIGLHATYGVYKTLNYKPAQDLKLITIVAEMPHVVVANPGLEANTLAELTALAKARPETLHFGSAGVGSSVHMVGELYKMAAQAPIVHIPYRGSSAATNDLLGGQIQLLFENVPTTIGYIQANKLKALAITGATRSPALPDVPTAAEAGLPGLTVTSWTTLAAGKDVPDALIEKISADLKRIYAEPAFRAGLERLGMTPVGNSPSEARDFVERERARWNKVIETEHITAG; encoded by the coding sequence ATGAGTCCACGCCGTCCCTGGCGCCGTATCCTGGAAGCGCTGTGCCTGACCCTGGCGGGCGCCGTCCTGCCGCTGGCCGCGCATTCGCAGGCCAACTATCCCGACCGTCCGCTGCGCATCATCGTCCCCTTCACGGCGGGCGGCAGTTCGGACATCCAGGGCCGCCTGCTGGCCGAGCACCTGGGCAAGCTCTACGGCCAGTCCGTCGTCGTGGAAAACCGGCCCGGCGCGGGCGGCCACATCGGCGGCAAATTCGTCGCGGACTCCGGCCCCGACGGCTACACGCTGCTGCTGGGCTCGATCGGCCTGCACGCCACTTATGGCGTCTACAAGACCCTCAACTACAAGCCCGCCCAAGACCTGAAGCTGATCACCATCGTGGCCGAAATGCCGCATGTCGTGGTGGCCAACCCGGGGCTGGAAGCCAACACCCTGGCCGAACTGACCGCGCTGGCCAAAGCCAGGCCGGAAACGCTGCACTTCGGCTCGGCCGGCGTGGGATCTTCCGTGCACATGGTGGGCGAACTCTACAAAATGGCCGCGCAGGCTCCCATCGTGCATATCCCGTACCGGGGCAGTTCCGCCGCCACCAACGACCTGCTGGGCGGCCAGATCCAGCTGCTTTTCGAGAACGTGCCCACCACCATCGGCTACATCCAGGCCAACAAGCTGAAGGCGCTGGCCATCACCGGCGCGACCCGCTCGCCCGCCCTGCCCGACGTGCCCACCGCCGCCGAAGCCGGCCTGCCGGGCCTGACCGTCACGTCGTGGACCACCCTGGCCGCCGGCAAGGACGTGCCGGACGCCCTGATCGAAAAGATCAGCGCCGACCTGAAACGCATCTACGCAGAGCCGGCGTTCCGGGCCGGCCTGGAACGCCTGGGCATGACGCCCGTGGGCAACAGCCCGAGCGAGGCGCGCGATTTCGTCGAACGTGAACGCGCCCGCTGGAACAAGGTCATCGAAACCGAGCACATCACCGCGGGCTGA
- a CDS encoding Bug family tripartite tricarboxylate transporter substrate binding protein has protein sequence MLRTLLLSACVLGLAASAQAQDSYPNQPIRIIVPFTPGGGTDFLSRTVSAKLGETTKWNVVAENRPGAGGTIGIGAAARAKPDGYEIVMGQVDNLAVAPSIYSKLSYDPVKDFEPIGIVGEAPLVIVAGKNSPYQSLGALIDAARKAPGSVNYGSPGAGTITHLAAELLQQRADIKLVHVPYKGSGPAMADLLGGQVPVIFTSIPSAAPQIKAGSAVALAVTSPKRSPILPDVPTVAELGYSGFDVRVWYGLLAPAKTPKPIIQTLNTELNKVLALPAMQEALAAQGAQAMPTTPEQFASTIKQDYLKWKPVIEGAKVKLD, from the coding sequence ATGCTACGCACCCTGCTGCTATCCGCCTGTGTACTAGGCCTCGCTGCAAGCGCCCAGGCCCAGGATTCATACCCGAATCAGCCTATACGCATCATTGTTCCTTTCACCCCCGGTGGCGGCACGGACTTTCTGTCGCGCACGGTAAGCGCCAAGCTGGGCGAGACCACGAAGTGGAATGTGGTGGCCGAGAACCGGCCCGGCGCGGGAGGAACGATAGGCATAGGGGCGGCGGCCCGGGCCAAGCCGGATGGCTACGAAATCGTAATGGGCCAGGTCGACAATCTGGCCGTCGCGCCCTCCATCTACAGCAAGCTCTCCTATGATCCGGTCAAGGACTTTGAGCCTATCGGCATCGTGGGCGAAGCGCCCCTGGTCATCGTGGCGGGCAAGAACAGCCCCTACCAGAGCTTGGGGGCGCTGATCGACGCGGCCAGGAAGGCGCCGGGCTCGGTCAACTACGGCTCGCCCGGAGCTGGCACCATCACGCACCTGGCCGCCGAACTCCTGCAGCAGCGCGCCGACATCAAATTGGTCCATGTGCCCTACAAGGGCTCGGGTCCCGCCATGGCCGACCTGCTCGGCGGGCAGGTGCCGGTGATCTTTACGTCGATTCCTTCGGCGGCGCCGCAGATCAAGGCGGGTAGCGCCGTGGCGCTGGCCGTCACTTCCCCCAAGCGCAGCCCTATCCTGCCCGACGTGCCCACCGTGGCCGAACTGGGCTATTCGGGTTTTGATGTGCGCGTCTGGTATGGCTTGCTGGCGCCGGCCAAGACGCCAAAACCCATTATCCAGACGCTGAACACCGAACTGAACAAGGTGCTTGCCTTGCCCGCCATGCAGGAGGCGCTGGCGGCACAAGGCGCGCAGGCCATGCCCACGACGCCGGAGCAGTTCGCGTCGACCATCAAGCAGGATTACCTGAAATGGAAGCCCGTGATCGAGGGAGCGAAGGTCAAGCTGGATTGA
- a CDS encoding CaiB/BaiF CoA transferase family protein produces the protein MPLSGFRILDLTRIISGPFCTSLLADMGADVIKIEAPGEGDPVRQQGVIREGISWYFANYNRNKKSVTLDLYSDEGKAVLRQLIAQCDVVVENYRPGVMEKMGLGDEQLKALRPDIIHCSINGFGTTGPYRDRPAFDFIAQAMSGFMSLNGGEHEPPMRAGPPISDLVAGMNGALGIVAALLRRERTGQGDSVSVSLLGSMIGLLSFQASNYFANGKLPARTGNDHGIASPYGLFETADGQVAIAPSNDVIYHKLLDALELPALRADPRYQTNADRMQHRAAIAADIQARTRQHTSAHWIERLNQFGVPCGQVLNLQEVFEDPQVQDQRMAIDVPHGEHGAVRMLGFPIKFSQAPTQAVAAAPALGADTERVLRQFGFAEQDIHGLQERGVI, from the coding sequence ATGCCCTTATCTGGATTCCGCATCCTGGACCTGACACGCATCATCTCTGGTCCCTTCTGCACCTCGCTGCTGGCCGACATGGGGGCCGATGTCATCAAGATAGAGGCGCCCGGAGAGGGCGACCCGGTGCGCCAGCAAGGCGTCATCCGCGAGGGCATAAGCTGGTACTTCGCCAACTACAACCGCAACAAGAAGTCGGTCACGCTGGACTTGTACAGTGACGAAGGCAAGGCGGTGCTCCGGCAGCTGATCGCGCAGTGCGATGTGGTGGTGGAAAACTACCGGCCCGGCGTCATGGAGAAAATGGGGCTGGGCGACGAGCAGCTCAAAGCGCTGCGGCCCGACATCATTCACTGCAGCATCAACGGCTTCGGCACGACCGGGCCCTATCGGGACAGGCCAGCCTTTGACTTCATCGCGCAGGCGATGAGCGGGTTCATGAGCCTGAACGGCGGCGAGCACGAGCCGCCCATGCGTGCCGGGCCGCCCATCAGCGACCTGGTCGCCGGGATGAACGGCGCCTTGGGGATCGTGGCGGCTCTGTTGCGCCGCGAGCGCACCGGGCAGGGCGACAGCGTGAGCGTGAGCCTGCTGGGCAGCATGATCGGGCTGTTGAGCTTTCAGGCGTCGAATTACTTTGCCAACGGCAAGCTGCCGGCGCGCACCGGCAACGATCACGGGATCGCGTCGCCTTACGGCTTGTTCGAGACGGCGGACGGCCAGGTTGCCATCGCGCCCAGCAACGATGTCATCTATCACAAGCTGCTCGACGCGCTGGAGCTTCCCGCCTTGCGCGCCGATCCTCGCTACCAGACCAACGCCGACCGCATGCAGCACCGCGCGGCCATTGCCGCGGACATTCAGGCGCGCACCCGGCAGCACACGAGCGCGCATTGGATCGAACGGCTGAATCAGTTCGGCGTGCCCTGCGGGCAGGTCCTGAACCTGCAGGAGGTGTTCGAAGACCCGCAGGTGCAGGATCAGCGGATGGCGATAGACGTGCCCCATGGCGAGCATGGCGCGGTCCGCATGCTGGGCTTTCCCATCAAGTTCTCGCAGGCGCCCACCCAAGCGGTGGCGGCGGCCCCGGCGCTGGGCGCGGATACCGAGCGCGTGTTGCGGCAGTTCGGGTTTGCAGAGCAGGATATCCACGGTTTGCAGGAACGCGGCGTTATTTGA
- a CDS encoding patatin-like phospholipase family protein: MNNISSNIQGSASAPVWQAPTQTPTSLLGQLKGLFVTPDSDSTHVQAARQSFEQYFAQETGALAGMMGPNGIASFSNEAQAKFESIVQRTFDALPRKEDGSVGGKEFATAMKTAGSQAAMALDRLKVDAARNELLSNLRPADTSPQIIPHKGKYVVIRPAPQLENMVLRGGGAKGIGYSAALDQMEKAGMMAGLKHLAGSSAGALTATCLACGLSASEFESGPADALFRPGVLDALKGGGDLARLYPDLKMEGGLAPAVASLKVVDQTSANSVASFLNSHWDDGAFQARLQQLDPVVQVRLNELRQPQNFDEDRQGKMITFGDLKSLHELAPEKFKMLTLTGWNKTDQTETYFDAQTAPDMPVAYAARMSMAFPIAFKAVSIETDTGKKVYADGGIGSNMPSEVFLKPNDATGARVHLDEGAKGEMRARTLLLTFDENGKGYQIMHGGKPEAKPQGVLDKVKAFFVNLITSHPDQAGANLKDQKKVWNAGPNALPVFHGEISTLTSSISDQTQHQAHMLSAWKALEQIDARTQQAYSMRCDSLDEVAAMLTPDEKRALQSLPNPDEPQRELLAVINGLGNGAPPPAMTMMPV, encoded by the coding sequence ATGAACAACATCTCCAGCAATATCCAGGGCAGCGCCAGCGCGCCCGTCTGGCAGGCGCCGACCCAGACTCCCACCTCGCTGCTGGGCCAGCTCAAGGGCCTGTTCGTCACGCCCGACAGCGACTCCACCCACGTGCAGGCGGCCCGGCAATCCTTCGAGCAATACTTCGCGCAGGAGACCGGCGCGCTGGCCGGCATGATGGGGCCCAATGGCATCGCAAGCTTTTCGAACGAGGCGCAGGCGAAGTTCGAATCCATCGTGCAACGTACCTTCGATGCGCTGCCGCGCAAGGAAGACGGCTCGGTCGGGGGCAAGGAATTCGCCACCGCCATGAAAACGGCGGGCTCGCAGGCCGCGATGGCGCTGGACCGCCTGAAGGTGGACGCCGCGCGCAATGAGCTGCTGTCCAACCTGCGGCCGGCGGATACGAGTCCGCAGATCATTCCCCACAAGGGAAAGTACGTCGTCATCCGCCCCGCCCCCCAGCTTGAAAACATGGTGCTGCGCGGCGGTGGCGCCAAGGGCATCGGCTACAGCGCGGCACTGGACCAGATGGAGAAGGCCGGCATGATGGCCGGCCTGAAGCACCTGGCCGGCTCGTCGGCCGGTGCCTTGACGGCCACCTGCCTGGCTTGCGGCCTGAGCGCGTCGGAATTCGAAAGCGGCCCCGCGGACGCGCTGTTCCGCCCCGGCGTGCTGGACGCGCTCAAGGGCGGCGGCGACCTCGCCCGCCTGTATCCGGACCTGAAGATGGAGGGCGGCCTCGCGCCCGCGGTCGCCTCGCTGAAGGTGGTGGACCAGACCAGCGCCAACAGCGTCGCCTCCTTCCTGAACAGCCATTGGGACGATGGCGCGTTCCAGGCCAGGCTGCAGCAGCTGGATCCCGTCGTGCAGGTGCGTCTGAACGAATTGCGGCAGCCGCAGAACTTCGACGAGGACCGCCAGGGCAAGATGATCACCTTTGGCGATCTGAAGTCCCTGCATGAGCTCGCGCCCGAAAAGTTCAAGATGCTGACGCTGACCGGGTGGAACAAGACCGACCAGACGGAGACCTACTTCGACGCGCAGACCGCGCCGGACATGCCGGTGGCCTACGCCGCGCGCATGTCGATGGCCTTCCCCATCGCATTCAAGGCCGTGTCGATCGAGACGGACACCGGCAAGAAGGTCTATGCCGACGGCGGCATCGGCAGCAACATGCCGTCGGAAGTGTTCTTGAAGCCCAACGACGCCACGGGCGCGCGCGTGCATCTGGACGAAGGCGCAAAGGGAGAAATGCGCGCACGCACCTTGCTGCTGACCTTCGACGAGAACGGCAAGGGCTACCAGATCATGCACGGCGGCAAGCCCGAGGCCAAGCCGCAAGGGGTGCTGGACAAGGTGAAGGCCTTCTTCGTCAACCTGATCACCAGCCATCCCGACCAGGCCGGCGCCAACCTGAAGGACCAGAAGAAGGTGTGGAACGCCGGGCCGAATGCGCTGCCGGTCTTCCATGGCGAGATCAGCACGCTGACGTCCAGCATCAGCGACCAGACCCAGCACCAGGCGCACATGCTGTCGGCATGGAAGGCGCTGGAGCAGATCGATGCCCGCACCCAGCAGGCCTATTCGATGCGATGCGATTCGCTGGATGAAGTGGCTGCGATGCTGACGCCGGACGAGAAGCGCGCGCTGCAGTCCCTGCCCAACCCGGACGAGCCGCAGCGCGAACTGCTGGCGGTCATCAACGGCCTGGGCAACGGGGCGCCGCCCCCGGCCATGACGATGATGCCCGTGTAG
- a CDS encoding hydroxymethylglutaryl-CoA lyase, translated as MSLPGRVEIVEVGLRDGLQSEPEFVPTETKAAILNELIAAGVRQIEATSFVSPRAVPQLSDAVALLEQVNKRAGVVLSALAPNRRGVERALTSRADEVVVFLSATESHNQKNLNRPVEQSLRDIEDVAALLQGHAIGRKGAIAVAFGCPFEGDVDIAVLKTIVAQFARLDFDSVTLGDTTGMATPRLVRRTVDALRADFPGMKFSLHFHNTRGLGLVNVVEGLHAGVTCFESSLGGLGGCPFAPGATGNVCTEDLVNLLHEMGIDTGIDLPALIQAARHFERVMKRSLPGQVMKAGPRLALHDYAGAVAAVG; from the coding sequence GTGAGCCTTCCCGGTCGAGTTGAAATTGTTGAGGTGGGGTTGCGCGACGGCCTGCAGAGCGAGCCGGAATTCGTGCCTACCGAAACCAAAGCCGCGATCCTGAATGAACTGATCGCCGCGGGCGTGCGCCAGATCGAGGCCACCTCCTTCGTGTCGCCCCGCGCCGTGCCGCAGTTGAGCGATGCCGTCGCGCTGCTGGAGCAAGTCAATAAGCGCGCGGGCGTGGTGTTGAGCGCCTTGGCTCCGAACCGCCGGGGCGTGGAACGCGCGCTGACTTCACGCGCGGATGAGGTGGTGGTGTTTCTGTCCGCCACCGAAAGCCACAACCAGAAGAACCTCAACCGGCCGGTGGAGCAATCGCTACGCGATATCGAAGACGTGGCGGCGCTGTTGCAGGGCCATGCGATCGGACGCAAGGGCGCTATTGCCGTCGCCTTCGGCTGTCCCTTCGAGGGGGACGTGGATATCGCGGTGCTGAAAACCATCGTGGCCCAGTTCGCCCGCCTGGATTTTGATTCGGTGACCCTGGGCGATACCACCGGCATGGCAACGCCCAGGCTGGTGCGCCGGACGGTCGATGCACTGAGAGCGGATTTTCCCGGCATGAAGTTTTCGCTGCATTTTCACAATACACGCGGCCTGGGACTGGTCAATGTGGTGGAAGGGCTGCACGCGGGCGTCACCTGCTTTGAGTCTTCGCTGGGCGGACTGGGCGGGTGCCCGTTCGCGCCGGGCGCCACCGGCAATGTATGCACCGAGGATCTGGTCAACCTGTTGCACGAAATGGGCATCGACACCGGCATCGATCTGCCCGCCTTGATCCAGGCTGCCCGTCACTTCGAGCGCGTGATGAAACGCAGCCTGCCCGGACAGGTGATGAAGGCCGGGCCCCGTCTGGCGCTGCACGACTACGCTGGCGCCGTGGCCGCGGTGGGTTGA